A region of Cellulophaga sp. RHA19 DNA encodes the following proteins:
- a CDS encoding LysE family transporter, with the protein MTHLLILFFATFSGAFMATVPPGLLNMNAAKISVEKGKLNGIIFSIGVSVTVILQAYIAVMISKFLHNNPDFVGVLLKIALGVFALLGIYFFAMAKEWIKPKKKAKPKISKRNSFFKGVFLAAINLLTIPYYSGMNAMWKASGWIKFQSWDILVFIFAAGCGTFGVLYLYTVYFNKLEKKSNGFSKNSNYIISALMLLLFVITLVRVYNH; encoded by the coding sequence ATGACACACTTACTTATACTCTTTTTTGCAACATTTTCTGGTGCCTTTATGGCAACAGTACCACCTGGGTTGTTAAATATGAATGCTGCAAAAATTAGTGTAGAAAAGGGTAAGTTAAACGGGATTATTTTTAGTATTGGAGTGTCTGTAACTGTAATTCTACAGGCATACATTGCTGTAATGATTTCTAAATTTTTACACAATAATCCAGATTTTGTGGGAGTGCTTTTAAAAATTGCCTTAGGAGTATTTGCTTTGTTAGGAATTTATTTTTTTGCAATGGCAAAAGAATGGATTAAGCCAAAAAAGAAGGCAAAGCCAAAAATTAGCAAGCGAAATAGTTTTTTTAAAGGTGTTTTTTTGGCAGCAATTAACCTGCTAACTATTCCGTATTACAGTGGAATGAATGCAATGTGGAAAGCATCAGGTTGGATCAAGTTTCAGTCTTGGGATATTCTTGTGTTCATTTTTGCTGCAGGTTGCGGTACATTTGGTGTGCTGTATTTATACACCGTATATTTTAATAAGCTAGAGAAAAAATCTAACGGATTTTCTAAAAACTCAAACTACATTATAAGTGCTTTAATGTTATTATTATTTGTAATAACGTTGGTTAGAGTCTACAATCACTAA
- a CDS encoding sensor histidine kinase, translated as MAKRLKKSYKFAFRSSFFIVITLTLLLGLYMYYAAAVEWLFLLCFALASFCISFLIIQHRVERFIYRRIKKIYDDVSLLESTSFSSAPITTDIKTLTEEIEKFAKGKKIEIDTLKIREEYRKDFLGNVSHELKTPLFTVQGYILTLLDGAMDDKKVREKYLERANKGVERLIYIVKDLDMITKLEAGGLTMEFEDFDIVELIQNVFDLLEMRAAKKQITLTFDMEYKEPIMVRADKERMQQVVSNLLVNSIKYGHTNGTTEVSVENLIKSKVIVRVTDNGEGISKEHLSRLFERFYRVEKSRNREVGGSGLGLSIVKHIIEAHNEKIYVESVVDVGSEFSFTLEKIENKTA; from the coding sequence ATGGCAAAAAGACTAAAAAAGTCATATAAATTCGCATTCCGTTCATCATTTTTTATTGTAATAACACTAACACTGTTGTTAGGATTGTATATGTATTATGCAGCTGCTGTAGAGTGGCTGTTTTTGTTGTGTTTTGCGCTTGCTAGTTTTTGTATATCTTTCTTAATTATACAACATAGGGTAGAGCGTTTTATATACCGAAGAATTAAAAAAATATATGATGATGTTTCATTATTAGAATCTACTTCGTTTTCATCTGCTCCTATTACTACAGATATTAAAACTTTGACCGAGGAAATTGAAAAATTTGCCAAAGGAAAAAAGATAGAAATTGACACACTTAAAATTAGAGAAGAATACCGAAAAGATTTTTTAGGTAACGTATCTCATGAGTTAAAAACGCCATTATTTACTGTACAAGGCTATATTTTAACCTTGTTAGATGGTGCTATGGACGATAAAAAAGTGCGCGAAAAATACTTAGAGCGTGCCAATAAAGGTGTAGAGCGTTTAATATACATTGTTAAAGATTTAGATATGATTACCAAGTTAGAAGCTGGTGGTTTAACAATGGAGTTTGAAGATTTTGATATTGTAGAGTTAATACAAAATGTGTTTGATTTGCTTGAAATGCGTGCAGCAAAAAAACAAATTACATTAACTTTTGATATGGAATATAAGGAACCTATAATGGTTAGGGCAGATAAGGAGCGTATGCAACAAGTGGTGTCTAACTTACTGGTAAACTCTATAAAATATGGTCATACTAACGGTACTACAGAGGTTAGTGTAGAGAACCTTATAAAAAGTAAAGTAATTGTGCGCGTTACAGATAACGGTGAGGGTATATCTAAAGAACACCTATCTAGACTTTTTGAACGTTTTTACCGTGTAGAAAAAAGTAGAAACAGAGAAGTTGGTGGTTCTGGTTTAGGTTTGTCTATAGTAAAACATATTATTGAGGCGCATAACGAGAAAATTTATGTAGAAAGTGTTGTAGATGTTGGGTCTGAGTTTTCTTTTACTTTAGAAAAAATAGAGAACAAAACAGCATAA
- a CDS encoding MGMT family protein produces MAADNQNFFERVYAVAKQIPYGKVTSYGAIAKYLGAARSARMVGWAMNASHLKDEIPAHRVVNRKGLLTGKHHFDGTNLMQQLLENEGVVVIDSQIQNLEDYFWDPSTELE; encoded by the coding sequence ATGGCGGCAGATAATCAAAATTTTTTTGAAAGAGTCTATGCTGTAGCAAAGCAAATACCATATGGCAAAGTAACTTCTTATGGTGCTATTGCAAAGTATTTGGGTGCTGCGCGTAGTGCACGTATGGTTGGCTGGGCAATGAATGCATCTCACTTAAAAGATGAAATACCAGCGCACAGAGTTGTAAACCGTAAGGGTTTGCTAACAGGTAAACATCATTTTGACGGTACCAACTTAATGCAGCAGCTTTTAGAGAATGAAGGTGTTGTGGTTATAGATAGCCAAATACAAAATCTAGAAGACTATTTTTGGGATCCGTCTACAGAGTTAGAATAG
- a CDS encoding TonB-dependent receptor: MRLLLLTFCLLTCLVSKAQETGSIVGKLTDKEMNNDPLPFANVLIKGTTKGTTTDFDGLYEIANLEPGTYTVQFSYVGYETVEIPNVAIVAGKVTTINVPMAANEGMMLDEIVITTVTRKDSETALLLDQKKAVEMKTAIGAQELAKKGVSDVATAVTKVTGISKQEGSGSIFVRGLGDRYNATTMNGLPLPSNNPSRKNIDLNIFSTDIVEFIGIDKTYSVKNYGDFAGANIDISSKEYKGSGYLNLSVGVGANSEAISEKDFYLNDGPNASGFYNKEYPDFPLNNYNFTTSWDREKGPTPINSSLSLKAGDTYNIGEDGKLSIFAVASYDNEYKFKEGVARGSTSPLGLTAKDYDFSSYEYNTNTTLLGNIGFRKGISSFKYNSLYVNTSNQKHQEYDGVIDVFDYAPNGGGFIQRGTFERTSLFVNQLLGDHKLTDKLEVNWAASYNKVKNNIPNRLQSTLSPDNWDVPEGPKSFQQVLSTTDNHRFYQELNEDELAANLATSFKFKKNEDDLYDGKLTLGYSGRFKEVDFKATQFNFDIITSQRQPIINSVYDLDSYFNQANFDAGLFAINTFRGNLNQSNALDPQTYGGDQNIHAAFFTLEYAFSSKWKMLAGVRAEQINQTVNWSTSLDPNGDEVEFETTEILPSLSLKYELNEKHNLKFAASKTYTLPQFKERAPFLYEDVTQTSFGNPVLYASTDYNFDLKWDMFPKNSEIISVGVFGKYIENPINEITVNSASNDISYVNSGDYATALGVELEVRKDLFSSTEETKTNILETSLSLGFNASYMTTNQELNEEKVLTETTEAGFPLSVDFTKEEEELTGASDLLLNGDISFSKEYKNNKSIQATVAYNYFSDRLFSLGTQGQGNLVDKAIGSLDLIVKTQLSKNVQLGLSAKNLLNPSVERFQDTQDVTVLSYKKGSNVKLSFSYNF, from the coding sequence ATGAGACTTTTATTATTGACATTTTGCCTACTAACGTGCTTAGTATCAAAGGCACAAGAAACAGGAAGCATTGTTGGGAAACTAACAGACAAAGAAATGAATAATGACCCGTTACCATTTGCTAACGTACTAATTAAAGGAACAACTAAAGGGACTACAACAGATTTTGATGGTTTATATGAAATTGCAAATCTAGAGCCAGGAACATACACTGTACAGTTTAGTTATGTAGGTTATGAAACTGTAGAAATACCTAATGTAGCAATTGTTGCTGGTAAGGTTACCACAATAAATGTACCAATGGCAGCTAACGAAGGTATGATGCTAGATGAAATTGTTATTACAACAGTAACAAGAAAAGATTCTGAAACAGCTTTATTATTAGACCAAAAGAAAGCTGTAGAGATGAAAACAGCTATTGGCGCACAAGAACTAGCAAAAAAAGGCGTCAGTGATGTTGCTACTGCCGTGACTAAAGTAACCGGAATATCTAAACAAGAAGGTTCTGGTAGCATATTTGTGCGTGGCTTAGGAGATCGTTACAACGCAACAACTATGAACGGTTTACCTTTGCCATCTAACAATCCTTCTAGAAAAAATATTGACTTAAATATTTTTTCTACTGACATTGTTGAGTTTATTGGAATAGATAAAACGTATAGTGTTAAAAACTATGGAGATTTTGCTGGTGCCAACATAGATATTTCTTCTAAAGAGTACAAGGGCTCTGGCTACTTGAATTTAAGTGTTGGAGTTGGAGCAAATTCTGAAGCCATTTCAGAAAAAGATTTTTATTTAAATGATGGTCCTAACGCATCTGGATTTTACAATAAAGAGTATCCCGATTTTCCATTAAATAATTACAACTTTACCACTAGTTGGGATCGTGAAAAAGGGCCTACTCCAATTAATTCTAGTCTATCATTAAAGGCTGGAGATACTTATAACATTGGAGAAGATGGAAAATTGAGCATTTTTGCTGTTGCCTCTTATGACAATGAGTATAAATTTAAAGAAGGAGTAGCTAGAGGTAGTACATCACCTTTAGGGCTTACCGCTAAAGATTATGACTTTAGTAGTTACGAATACAATACAAACACTACATTATTAGGAAATATTGGATTCAGAAAAGGTATTTCTTCATTTAAGTATAATTCTTTATATGTAAATACATCAAACCAAAAACATCAAGAGTATGATGGAGTTATAGATGTTTTTGATTATGCTCCAAACGGTGGTGGTTTTATACAAAGAGGTACTTTTGAAAGAACATCTCTTTTTGTAAATCAATTATTAGGTGATCATAAATTAACTGACAAATTAGAAGTTAACTGGGCAGCATCATACAACAAAGTAAAAAATAATATCCCTAATAGATTACAATCTACATTATCTCCAGACAATTGGGATGTTCCGGAAGGCCCTAAATCTTTTCAGCAAGTTTTAAGTACTACTGACAATCATAGATTTTATCAAGAATTAAATGAAGATGAATTAGCAGCTAATTTAGCTACATCATTTAAATTTAAAAAAAATGAAGATGATTTATATGATGGTAAATTAACATTAGGATATAGCGGAAGATTCAAAGAAGTAGACTTTAAAGCAACACAATTCAACTTTGACATTATTACATCTCAAAGACAACCTATAATCAATAGTGTATATGATTTAGATTCATATTTTAATCAAGCTAATTTTGACGCAGGATTATTTGCTATTAACACATTTAGAGGCAACCTAAACCAATCAAATGCATTAGACCCTCAAACTTATGGAGGAGACCAAAATATCCACGCAGCTTTCTTTACTCTAGAATATGCTTTTTCTTCTAAATGGAAAATGCTAGCTGGTGTGCGCGCAGAGCAAATTAATCAAACTGTTAACTGGAGTACTTCTTTAGACCCTAACGGAGATGAAGTTGAATTTGAAACAACAGAAATTCTACCATCTTTAAGTTTAAAATACGAACTAAACGAAAAACATAATTTAAAATTTGCAGCTAGTAAAACGTATACTTTACCACAATTTAAAGAAAGAGCTCCTTTTTTATATGAAGACGTAACACAAACATCTTTTGGTAATCCTGTTTTATATGCTTCTACAGATTATAATTTTGATTTAAAATGGGATATGTTCCCTAAAAACTCTGAAATAATTTCTGTTGGTGTTTTTGGAAAATATATAGAAAATCCTATTAACGAAATTACCGTTAACTCTGCATCTAACGATATTAGCTATGTAAACTCTGGTGATTATGCCACTGCACTAGGAGTGGAACTGGAAGTTAGAAAAGATTTATTCTCTTCTACAGAAGAAACAAAAACAAATATTCTAGAAACATCTTTGTCTCTTGGATTTAATGCATCCTATATGACAACAAACCAAGAATTAAATGAAGAAAAGGTATTAACAGAAACTACAGAAGCTGGTTTTCCTTTAAGTGTAGATTTCACAAAAGAAGAAGAAGAACTAACTGGTGCCTCTGATCTATTACTTAATGGTGATATCTCTTTTTCAAAAGAATATAAAAACAACAAAAGCATTCAGGCTACAGTTGCTTACAACTATTTTTCAGACAGACTATTTTCACTAG
- a CDS encoding response regulator transcription factor, giving the protein MKKKDIKILLVDDEPDILEIVSYNLSSEGYEVFTAKNGVEAVAKAKKKHPHLIILDVMMPEMDGIEACEIIRSTPGLQNTIITFLTARGEDYSQVAGFDAGADDYITKPIKPKVLVSKVKALLRRLKEDNAAEQEDIVKVGNIVINREEYKVINDGEEIVLPRKEFELLALLTSKPNKVYKREVILDKVWGNEVVVGGRTIDVHIRKLREKIGDDHFKTVKGVGYKFVL; this is encoded by the coding sequence ATGAAAAAGAAGGATATTAAGATACTTTTAGTAGACGACGAACCAGACATTTTAGAAATTGTTAGTTACAACCTTTCATCAGAAGGATACGAGGTTTTTACAGCAAAGAATGGGGTTGAAGCCGTTGCAAAAGCTAAGAAAAAACATCCTCATTTAATTATTTTAGATGTAATGATGCCAGAAATGGATGGTATTGAAGCGTGTGAAATTATACGTAGCACTCCTGGTTTGCAAAACACTATTATTACCTTTTTAACAGCTAGGGGAGAAGATTATTCTCAGGTTGCTGGTTTTGATGCTGGTGCAGATGATTACATTACAAAGCCTATTAAACCAAAAGTATTGGTTAGCAAAGTAAAAGCCTTGTTAAGAAGACTAAAAGAAGATAATGCTGCAGAGCAAGAAGATATAGTTAAAGTTGGTAACATTGTAATTAATAGAGAAGAGTACAAGGTTATTAATGATGGTGAAGAAATAGTATTGCCAAGAAAAGAATTTGAGCTTTTAGCTTTACTAACTTCTAAGCCTAACAAAGTTTACAAAAGAGAAGTTATTTTAGACAAGGTTTGGGGTAACGAGGTTGTTGTTGGTGGTAGAACCATTGATGTACACATTAGAAAATTAAGAGAAAAAATAGGAGACGACCATTTTAAAACTGTAAAAGGTGTTGGTTATAAGTTTGTTTTATAA
- a CDS encoding 2Fe-2S iron-sulfur cluster-binding protein produces the protein MSDIKLKITDREGVLHEVDAPTDMNMNLMEVVRSYELAPEGTIGICGGMAMCASCQCYVKSAHNLPEMSDDEDAMLAEAFNVEDNSRLGCQIHMTPDLDGLEVELAPES, from the coding sequence ATGAGTGATATTAAATTAAAAATAACAGACAGAGAAGGTGTTTTACACGAGGTAGATGCACCAACTGATATGAATATGAACTTAATGGAGGTTGTACGTTCTTACGAGCTTGCTCCAGAGGGTACAATTGGTATTTGCGGTGGTATGGCAATGTGCGCTTCTTGTCAGTGTTATGTTAAGTCTGCTCACAATTTGCCAGAAATGTCTGATGATGAGGATGCAATGTTAGCAGAAGCTTTTAATGTAGAAGATAACAGCAGGTTAGGTTGTCAAATACATATGACGCCAGATTTAGATGGCTTAGAAGTTGAGTTGGCTCCAGAGAGTTAA
- a CDS encoding Mrp/NBP35 family ATP-binding protein — translation MKLNKQDVLKALEKITVPGEGKNMVESGAVTNVMVFGDEVVVDVTINNPSLQARKKTEVEILKAIHAEVYEKAKIKINVKVDAEAAKPKTNEIKGKPLPGIKNIIAVASGKGGVGKSTVTANLAVTLAKMGFKVGLLDADIYGPSMPIMFDVAQEKPLAVNIDGKSKMKPVESYGVKLLSIGFFTQPNQAVIWRGPMASKALNQMIFDAHWGEIDFMLIDLPPGTGDIHLSIMQAMPVTGAVVVSTPQEIALADARKGVAMFQQDSINVPVLGVIENMAYFTPEELPENKYYIFGKEGAKHLSEDLKVPFLGEIPLVQSIREAGDVGRPAAMQESTPIETAFNELTKNVVQQVVSRNTDLPPTEAIKITTMAGCSPVNKQ, via the coding sequence ATGAAGCTAAATAAACAAGATGTCTTAAAGGCATTAGAAAAGATAACAGTTCCTGGTGAAGGTAAAAATATGGTTGAAAGCGGAGCTGTAACTAACGTTATGGTTTTTGGAGATGAGGTTGTTGTAGATGTTACTATAAACAATCCTAGTTTACAAGCGCGTAAAAAAACCGAAGTTGAGATTTTAAAAGCAATACATGCAGAAGTGTATGAAAAAGCTAAAATTAAAATTAACGTAAAGGTAGATGCTGAGGCTGCTAAGCCAAAAACAAACGAAATTAAAGGGAAACCACTTCCTGGAATTAAAAATATTATAGCTGTTGCCTCTGGTAAAGGAGGAGTAGGTAAATCTACAGTAACAGCAAACCTTGCAGTAACTTTAGCAAAAATGGGCTTTAAAGTTGGCTTGTTAGATGCAGACATTTACGGGCCATCTATGCCAATTATGTTTGATGTTGCCCAAGAAAAACCATTAGCAGTAAATATAGATGGTAAGTCTAAAATGAAACCTGTAGAAAGTTACGGAGTTAAATTACTATCTATTGGCTTTTTTACACAACCAAACCAAGCAGTAATTTGGAGAGGACCAATGGCATCAAAAGCATTAAACCAAATGATTTTTGACGCACATTGGGGAGAAATAGATTTTATGCTTATAGATTTACCTCCAGGAACAGGAGATATACATTTAAGTATAATGCAAGCAATGCCAGTAACTGGTGCTGTTGTTGTAAGTACACCGCAAGAAATAGCTTTAGCAGATGCACGTAAAGGTGTTGCAATGTTTCAGCAAGATTCTATTAACGTACCTGTGTTAGGAGTAATAGAAAATATGGCGTATTTTACACCAGAAGAATTACCAGAAAATAAATATTATATTTTTGGTAAAGAAGGAGCTAAGCATTTGTCTGAAGACTTAAAAGTGCCATTTTTAGGAGAAATTCCTTTGGTACAAAGCATTAGAGAAGCTGGTGATGTTGGTAGACCTGCAGCAATGCAAGAGAGTACGCCTATAGAAACTGCTTTTAACGAGCTTACAAAAAATGTAGTGCAACAAGTGGTAAGCAGAAATACAGATTTGCCACCAACAGAGGCTATTAAAATAACAACTATGGCGGGTTGCTCGCCTGTTAATAAGCAATAA
- a CDS encoding NifU family protein, producing MTTEEVRTNVEKALEEIRPFLQSDGGDISLISIDNDTSVKVKLEGACVGCSVNQMTLKSGVEMTIKKYVPQIEEVINVG from the coding sequence ATGACAACAGAAGAGGTAAGAACTAACGTAGAAAAAGCATTAGAAGAAATTCGTCCATTTTTACAGAGTGATGGTGGTGATATTTCTCTAATTTCAATAGATAATGATACTTCTGTAAAAGTAAAGTTAGAAGGTGCATGTGTTGGTTGTAGTGTTAACCAAATGACACTTAAAAGTGGTGTAGAAATGACCATTAAAAAATATGTGCCACAGATTGAAGAAGTAATTAACGTTGGTTAA
- a CDS encoding NAD(P)/FAD-dependent oxidoreductase, translating to MIKTDILIIGAGPTGLFAVFEAGLLKLKCHLIDALPQAGGQCSEIYPKKPIYDIPGFPEVLAGDLVDNLMEQIKAFQPGFTLGERAETIEKQEDGSFIVTTNKGTKHHAPIVAIAGGLGSFEPRKPLLENLTKFEDNGVAYMIKDPEVYRNKKVVIAGGGDSALDWSIFLADVAAEVTLVHRRNEFRGALDSVEKVQQLKNAGKINLVTPAEIVGLKGGDTLTAVEIKKTGEEENIVLEVDNFIALFGLSPKLGPIGDWGLEIEKNAIKVDNALDYQTNIPGIYAIGDVNTYPGKLKLILCGFHEATLMCQSAYQKIYPDKKYVMKYTTVGGVSGFDGTKKEAPKAVVKAIE from the coding sequence ATGATTAAGACAGATATACTAATTATAGGTGCTGGTCCAACAGGATTATTTGCTGTTTTTGAAGCCGGATTATTAAAATTAAAGTGCCATTTAATAGATGCCTTGCCACAAGCAGGCGGGCAATGTTCTGAGATTTACCCTAAAAAACCAATTTATGATATTCCTGGTTTTCCAGAAGTATTGGCTGGTGATTTGGTAGATAATCTAATGGAACAAATAAAAGCGTTTCAGCCAGGTTTTACTTTGGGTGAACGTGCAGAAACTATAGAAAAACAAGAAGACGGTTCTTTTATAGTAACTACAAATAAAGGTACAAAACACCACGCGCCAATTGTTGCAATTGCAGGTGGTTTAGGTAGTTTTGAACCACGTAAACCGCTGTTAGAAAACTTAACAAAGTTTGAGGATAATGGTGTTGCTTACATGATAAAAGACCCAGAAGTTTATCGTAATAAAAAAGTAGTTATAGCTGGTGGAGGAGATTCTGCTTTAGATTGGAGTATTTTTTTAGCTGATGTAGCTGCTGAGGTTACTTTGGTGCATAGAAGAAATGAGTTTAGAGGAGCTTTAGACTCGGTAGAAAAAGTACAGCAACTTAAAAATGCGGGTAAAATTAATCTTGTAACGCCAGCAGAAATAGTTGGTTTAAAAGGTGGTGATACACTTACTGCTGTAGAAATTAAAAAAACAGGAGAAGAAGAAAACATTGTTTTAGAGGTAGATAATTTTATAGCATTATTTGGACTGTCTCCAAAACTAGGTCCAATAGGAGATTGGGGATTAGAGATAGAAAAAAATGCAATAAAAGTTGACAATGCTTTAGATTACCAAACAAACATACCTGGTATCTATGCTATTGGAGATGTAAATACATATCCAGGAAAATTAAAATTAATATTATGTGGTTTTCATGAAGCTACATTAATGTGTCAAAGCGCCTACCAAAAAATATATCCGGATAAAAAATATGTTATGAAATATACTACCGTTGGTGGTGTGTCTGGTTTTGATGGTACTAAAAAAGAAGCACCTAAAGCAGTTGTAAAAGCAATAGAATAA
- a CDS encoding glycosyltransferase, giving the protein MNKSKRILVAPLNWGLGHATRCIPIINALLDQGFTPVIASDGDALNLLKKEFPGLEFHELPSYKIKYAKNGKNFKIKLLWDSPKMLKAIQKEKKQTKKLVKEFNIDGIISDNRLGVCYKKVPSVFITHQLNVLTGNTTWMTTKLHQNIIKKFDECWVPDTKKQPNLSGKLGHLKNSKLKIKYLGPLSRFTKTDVPKKYDLMVLLSGPEPQRSMLEEKIFDELIGYPNDVLFVKGIIEEEQKISSLRGNTIIYNFMSSKALERAVNESKMVLCRSGYTTVMDLAKLEKKAFFIPTPGQFEQEYLAKRLDKKGIAPTCQQDDFTLELLKKVKDYKGLTKFKNNLDYAVLFSIFSKVKENSDPTSTTLST; this is encoded by the coding sequence ATGAATAAAAGCAAACGTATACTAGTTGCCCCATTAAACTGGGGTTTAGGGCACGCCACAAGGTGCATTCCTATAATAAATGCTTTGTTAGACCAAGGATTTACTCCTGTTATTGCGTCAGATGGTGACGCACTTAACCTTTTAAAGAAGGAGTTTCCTGGTTTAGAATTTCACGAATTACCATCGTACAAAATAAAATATGCTAAAAACGGTAAAAATTTTAAAATAAAACTACTTTGGGATTCTCCTAAAATGCTAAAAGCAATACAGAAAGAAAAAAAACAAACCAAAAAACTGGTTAAGGAATTTAATATTGATGGTATTATCTCTGATAATCGCTTGGGAGTATGTTACAAAAAAGTACCTAGTGTTTTTATTACACACCAGCTAAATGTGCTAACTGGCAATACCACTTGGATGACCACCAAATTACACCAAAATATTATTAAAAAATTTGATGAGTGCTGGGTTCCTGACACAAAAAAACAACCCAACCTATCGGGCAAATTAGGACATTTAAAAAACTCTAAGCTTAAAATTAAATACTTAGGACCGTTGAGTAGATTTACAAAAACAGATGTTCCTAAAAAGTACGATTTAATGGTGCTTTTATCTGGGCCAGAACCGCAACGCTCTATGCTTGAGGAAAAGATATTTGATGAGCTTATTGGCTACCCCAATGATGTGCTTTTTGTAAAAGGCATTATAGAGGAAGAACAAAAAATATCATCTTTAAGAGGTAATACTATTATTTATAATTTTATGAGCTCTAAAGCTTTAGAACGCGCTGTAAATGAGAGCAAAATGGTACTTTGCAGATCTGGCTACACCACTGTAATGGATTTAGCAAAGCTAGAAAAGAAAGCCTTTTTTATACCAACTCCTGGACAGTTTGAGCAAGAATACTTAGCCAAGCGTTTAGACAAAAAAGGAATTGCACCAACTTGCCAACAAGATGATTTTACGCTAGAATTATTAAAAAAAGTAAAGGATTACAAAGGGTTAACCAAGTTTAAAAACAACTTAGATTATGCTGTTTTGTTCTCTATTTTTTCTAAAGTAAAAGAAAACTCAGACCCAACATCTACAACACTTTCTACATAA
- the trmB gene encoding tRNA (guanosine(46)-N7)-methyltransferase TrmB — translation MGSKNKLKRFKENETFDNVIQPTREEIVDQTFALKGKWNTFFKNDNPIILELGCGKGEYTVGLAKQSPDKNFIGVDIKGARFWRGAKTATEESMNNVGFIRTQIELIDQLFAEGEVSEIWITFPDPQIKYKRTKHRLTNEAFLAKYRQILKPDGVVNLKTDSEFMHGYTLGLLHGKGLEVIYANHDVYKNEGSPKEVLEIQTFYENQYLEKGKPITYIKFRVN, via the coding sequence GTGGGAAGTAAAAACAAGCTAAAGAGGTTTAAAGAGAACGAAACGTTTGATAACGTAATTCAGCCAACCAGAGAAGAAATTGTAGACCAGACTTTTGCATTAAAAGGCAAGTGGAATACTTTTTTTAAAAACGATAATCCAATTATATTAGAATTAGGTTGTGGTAAAGGAGAGTACACTGTTGGTTTAGCAAAACAAAGTCCTGACAAAAATTTTATTGGTGTAGATATTAAAGGAGCTCGTTTTTGGAGAGGTGCTAAAACCGCAACCGAAGAAAGTATGAATAATGTTGGTTTTATTAGAACTCAGATAGAGTTGATAGACCAACTTTTTGCAGAAGGCGAAGTTTCTGAAATTTGGATTACTTTTCCTGATCCTCAAATAAAATACAAGCGTACCAAGCACAGATTAACTAACGAGGCTTTTTTAGCTAAGTATAGGCAAATATTAAAACCAGACGGTGTAGTTAATTTAAAAACCGATAGCGAGTTTATGCACGGTTACACACTTGGTTTGTTACATGGTAAAGGTTTAGAGGTAATTTATGCCAATCATGATGTATATAAGAACGAAGGAAGCCCAAAAGAGGTGTTAGAGATTCAGACTTTCTATGAAAATCAGTATCTTGAAAAAGGAAAACCAATCACCTATATAAAATTTAGAGTCAATTAA